The proteins below come from a single Zea mays cultivar B73 chromosome 8, Zm-B73-REFERENCE-NAM-5.0, whole genome shotgun sequence genomic window:
- the LOC103636071 gene encoding uncharacterized protein — translation MFSFELLQKAMALFDLNIQQPFVTDLGFDMNQEPVHMFDLNVAAPVESVQRKDASEVVLNQVFQELLRRSKNGVLPRNATSEVAVMYNLGIRTVQRCWAEGKLSLDLGIMVSFASKKRGKCGRKPSPVNYERLRNVPLKERTTLEDSAKVLGVCKRTLLKHVKQGKVRRHTSSIKPHLTDENKKSRLQWCVDMLEHETLHDNPRFKSIFDHVFIDEKWFFITRKSERYYLLPDEDEPYRTCRSKNNIPKLMFLCATARPRFENGICTFDGKIGCFPLVTFERAKRSSINRPAGTMEVKPITSIKRDVVREFMIQKVLPSIKAKWPREDVNKPIYIQQDNAPSHIEVNDPMFCEAAQQDGFDIRLTCQPANSPDFNILDLGFFRAIQSIQYKKSAKTVQDLIPVVQEAFHEYPPCKANRMYLTLHQVLKETMKVHGSNKYNLPHMKKGTLERQGSLPVQVHCERSLVYEAMQKLATWNI, via the exons ATGTTTTCATTTGAACTCCTACAGAAAGCAATGGCGTTGTTTGACCTGAATATACAACAACCTTTTGTGACAGATTTAG GTTTTGATATGAACCAAGAACCAGTTCATATGTTTGACCTGAATGTGGCAGCACCAGTTGAGAGTGTTCAGCGGAAAGATGCTTCCGAAGTTGTTTTAAATCAAGTATTCCAGGAACTGCTGCGAAGAAGTAAGAATGGAGTGCTACCAAGGAATGCTACTAGCGAAGTTGCCGTAATGTATAATCTTGGAATTCGAACTGTACAACGATGTTGGGCTGAAGGTAAACTCTCACTTGATCTTGGTATTATGGTTAGTTTTGCTAGTAAAAAGAGAGGTAAATGTGGTCGTAAGCCAAGTCCAGTAAACTATGAGCGATTGCGCAATGTTCCTCTTAAGGAAAGAACCACTCTTGAAGATTCAGCTAAAGTACTTGGTGTTTGCAAGAGAACACTTTTGAAACACGTGAAACAAGGGAAAGTTAGAAGGCACACGAGTAGTATCAAACCGCATCTTACCGATGAAAACAAGAAGTCTAGGCTACAGTGGTGTGTTGACATGCTTGAGCATGAGACTTTGCATGACAATCCAAGGTTTAAGAGTATTTTTGACCATGTTTTCATTGATGAGAAGTGGTTCTTCATTACTCGAAAATCTGAGAGGTATTATTTGTTGCCCGATGAGGATGAGCCTTATCGTACTTGTCGGAGTAAGAACAACATCCCGAAGCTCATGTTCTTATGTGCCACCGCTCGTCCAAGATTTGAGAATGGAATTTGCACGTTCGATGGGAAGATTGGATGCTTCCCTTTAGTTACTTTTGAACGTGCAAAAAGGAGTAGTATTAATCGTCCAGCTGGAACAATGGAAGTGAAACCCATCACTTCGATAAAGAGAGATGTCGTTAGAGAGTTCATGATACAAAAGGTACTTCCATCTATTAAAGCTAAGTGGCCACGTGAAGATGTCAACAAACCAATTTATATTCAACAAGACAACGCGCCATCTCATATTGAAGTTAACGATCCAATGTTTTGTGAAGCTGCACAACAAGATGGTTTCGACATTCGTCTCACTTGTCAACCGGCGAATTCCCCAGATTTTAATATATTAGACTTGGGGTTTTTTCGTGCCATACAATCAATTCAATACAAGAAATCAGCAAAAACAGTTCAAGATCTAATTCCAGTTGTGCAAGAG GCTTTCCATGAATATCCTCCATGCAAGGCAAACAGAATGTACTTAACACTTCATCAAGTTTTGAAAGAAACGATGAAAGTTCATGGATCCAATAAGTATAATCTTCCTCACATGAAGAAGGGAACACTTGAAAGACAAGGATCACTACCGGTACAAGTTCATTGTGAAAGATCATTGGTATACGAAGCCATGCAAAAGCTTGCTACATGGAACATTTAG